A part of Aegilops tauschii subsp. strangulata cultivar AL8/78 chromosome 2, Aet v6.0, whole genome shotgun sequence genomic DNA contains:
- the LOC109787287 gene encoding eukaryotic translation initiation factor 4G produces MSQRGDRGEGHARRPGGRSNSFGGHRGGGVGGAGKGAGGPSGGQPPLSSNRSFRKPGNGHGGHQRVVNQPDTTGFQPAPAPGPLQTPPRPPAPQNAPVHVPVSAPRPQHHDSPGLQAPSMSPASENPTYIPLPKNIPRAGPKAPPKSSNAPAPQGAPKGESSKGFNLQFGSINMNMNGLPQFPARTSSAPPNLDEQKRNQVLSDGPKVAPSMPVPPALKQPHPTPQQQQQHPPPQQLLQQQHHPLPQQQHHPQPPQQQQQPPPQQQPLPQQQQTRKDALGPSQPNTLNTHVPSQVKRDVHVSPSIQNFAPQRPSVQPLPGMGMPMHFHHQQQTVPLQFGGHNQGVVPSSMQMPIGLPGGNASQVQQQMYVQNMQQQLHQQMMHQGQTMMYPSVAHTIPPQLGNVNLNMATQYPQQQQNKLVAPRKSSNIKITDPNTNKEVVLGRPSPNVAAQPQQVSGVATQPMVYYTNPQQTSYSQSGTYYSGTAGVVPTGSQGRFSYPATQAGQSIPFMNPSMSNTVPASHKDNIAGPATSGQSQLIGKPQGGLHMEKPVPSVKISMPAGRSDASKFRVADHAVQHRQKDSEVISGAMVSNKPVIEKESKAPSIPEKHSKESTAPSTVEKHPTTVTQPLPIEAAKPETDAATYSGANSPSFLTGADEKKESLPITDSLKDNKKNATRNDTKNLPQQPQPASPAEELKGQTSVKVGDDVVGHMETKSFDSEQVDLTSKGSGLTSATSESSISPILGKSEADSTSVNAADVPAMVISSAKLSSASTGEPQAVESLGVAAVKSKEIEITHQISPESGDVKIMSDSTENESHDCMVDLAEQASLATSKPGNSDATSFVTDPQELPKECTTSVPEEHSLMNTSHNKDTETLSASVDANDVSEANSGTSSESTSQIANDKDIRSSIQETGLAVSGITPGMLPVNHSVASEGQVKHADGAKDESSTEQSSAAPTGSVRPLSREKPTAELTRTKSAAGRKKKRKEMLSKADAAGTSDLYNAYKGPQEQSDSVATSEGADSSSTVDGTHVLPEESEREAMCEDDGKKKVEPDDWEDAADMSTPKLQSSDSGNQASAVQLPDSDMTEANGRKKYSRDFLLTFAHQYSSLPVGIRMDTVTSTLFKDLAGKSYVIDREPHPSSARGSDRPTSRGDRRGPAMDDDKWLKSGVPYSPNRDAHMDLTNGPAMNYRGGPGATHGVLRNPRAALLVGPQSNAPQVPRSGSDADRWQQKGLIPSPVTPMQVMHKAEKKYVVGKVSDEEQAKQRQLKAILNKLTPQNFDKLFEQVKEVNIDNVSTLTGVISQIFDKALMEPTFCEMYANFCSHLAGALPDFSEDNEKITFKRLLLNKCQEEFERGEREEAEADKTEEEGEIKQTKEEREEKRVKARRRMLGNIRLIGELYKKRMLTERIMHECIKKLLGNYQNPDEENIEALCKLMSTIGEMIDHPKAKEHMDAYFDRMRNLSTSQLISSRVRFLLRDSIDLRKNKWQQRRKVDGPKKIDEVHRDAAQERHAQSQSSRSRGPVVSSLPRRGAPSMDYGSRGSAAPLVSPGPQQRGRGFGNQDIRYEQERHQFDRTVPLPQRSVKDEAITLGPQGGLARGMSLRGQPPVSNSELPSVVDQRRIVSGPNGYNSVPSTTREDTSSRIPDRFSGRIAPAAQSASSSHRPASQEGRSGNKSYSEEELREKSIATIREYYSAKDEKEVALCIEELNAPSFYPSLVSLWVNDSFERKDMERELLAKLFVGLYNGGYNLLSKPQLIEGLSSVLASLEDALSDSPRAAEYLGRLLARFVVEKILVLQDVGKLIEEGGEEPGHLVQEGIAADVLGAVLEWIKTEKGDSFLKEAKTSSNLKLEDFRPQHLKRSKLDAFMLT; encoded by the exons ATGTCCCAGCGAGGGGACAGGGGCGAGGGGCACGCGAGGAGACCCGGCGGCCGCTCTAACAGCTTCGGCGGCCACCGCGGAGGCGGAGTCGGCGGCGCGGGCAAGGGCGCCGGGGGCCCCTCCGGCGGCCAGCCTCCCCTCTCATCCAACCGCAG CTTCAGGAAGCCTGGCAATGGCCATGGCGGTCACCAGAGGGTGGTGAACCAGCCAGACACCACTGGCTTCCAGCCCGCCCCGGCACCTGGGCCCCTGCAGACGCCTCCGCGCCCTCCCGCGCCTCAGAATGCGCCTGTCCATGTTCCTGTCTCCGCGCCACGGCCCCAGCATCATG ATTCACCCGGATTGCAAGCACCCTCCATGTCACCTGCCAGTGAAAATCCAACATATATACCCCTGCCGAAGAATATTCCTCGGGCTGGCCCCAAGGCACCACCAAAGAGCTCCAATGCACCGGCTCCTCAGGGTGCGCCAAAAG GGGAATCATCAAAGGGATTTAACTTGCAGTTTGGTAGTATAAACATGAACATGAATGGTCTCCCG CAATTTCCTGCTAGGACAAGCTCAGCTCCTCCCAATTTGGATGAGCAGAAACGTAATCAG GTACTTTCAGATGGACCTAAGGTTGCACCATCTATGCCTGTACCACCAGCTCTAAAACAGCCACATCCCACgccacagcagcagcagcagcatcccCCACCACAGCAGCTGCTGCAGCAGCAGCATCATCCCCTGCCGCAGCAGCAGCATCATCCCCAGCCgccgcagcagcagcaacagcccCCACCACAGCAGCAACCACTGCCACAGCAACAGCAAACGAGGAAGGATGCTCTTGGTCCTAGTCAACCGAACACCCTGAACACTCATGTTCCATCCCAAGTGAAGAGAGATGTGCATGTTTCTCCTTCAATTCAGAATTTTGCGCCACAGAGGCCCTCTGTTCAACCTTTACCGGGCATGGGCATGCCGATGCATTTTCACCATCAACAACAAACAGTCCCATTACAGTTTGGTGGTCACAATCAGGGAGTTGTCCCAAGCTCAATGCAGATGCCCATTGGCTTGCCTGGTGGCAATGCATCCCAGGTTCAGCAGCAGATGTATGTCCAAAATATGCAGCAACAATTGCATCAGCAAATGATGCATCAAGGACAAACAATGATGTATCCGTCTGTTGCTCATACAATCCCTCCTCAACTGGGCAATGTTAATTTGAACATGGCTACACAGTATCCTCAGCAACAGCAGAATAAGCTTGTTGCTCCCCGAAAGAGCAGTAATATCAAAATTACTGATCCAAATACCAACAAAGAAGTGGTGCTTGGGCGGCCTTCACCTAATGTAGCAGCACAACCACAGCAAGTCAGTGGTGTTGCAACTCAACCTATGGTTTACTATACGAATCCACAGCAGACCTCGTATAGCCAGTCAGGTACGTATTACTCCGGCACTGCTGGTGTTGTTCCCACAGGATCACAGGGCAGGTTTAGTTATCCTGCCACTCAAGCTGGTCAATCAATCCCATTCATGAACCCATCTATGTCAAATACTGTTCCTGCCAGCCACAAGGACAACATAGCTGGGCCTGCAACATCTGGTCAGTCCCAACTCATAGGCAAACCACAAGGTGGGTTGCACATGGAAAAACCTGTTCCCTCGGTCAAGATAAGTATGCCTGCAGGTAGATCAGATGCTTCTAAGTTCAGGGTCGCTGACCATGCTGTACAACATCGACAAAAGGATAGTGAAGTTATTTCTGGTGCTATGGTTTCGAATAAACCAGTTATTGAGAAGGAGAGTAAGGCACCATCTATCCCAGAGAAGCATTCCAAGGAAAGTACAGCACCATCAACCGTGGAGAAGCATCCCACTACGGTGACTCAACCCTTACCGATTGAAGCTGCAAAGCCAGAAACTGATGCAGCGACATATTCTGGTGCAAATTCACCCTCATTCTTGACCGGAGCTGATGAAAAGAAAGAATCCCTTCCAATAACTGATTCACTTAAGGATAACAAGAAAAATGCAACTAGAAATGACACAAAGAATTTGCCGCAACAACCACAG CCTGCTTCCCCTGCCGAAGAGTTGAAGGGGCAAACTTCTGTGAAGGTTGGAGATGATGTGGTTGGTCACATGGAAACAAAGAGCTTCGATAGTGAACAGGTGGATTTAACCAGCAAGGGTTCAGGCTTGACATCAGCAACATCTGAAAGTAGCATTTCTCCTATTCTTGGTAAAAGTGAAGCTGATAGCACATCAGTAAATG CTGCTGATGTTCCTGCCATGGTAATCAGCTCTGCAAAATTGTCCTCTGCAAGCACTGGGGAGCCCCAAGCAGTAGAAAGCTTAGGTGTTGCTGCTGTTAAATCTAAGGAGATTGAAATAACTCACCAAATTTCACCTGAATCTGGTGATGTCAAAATTATGTCTGATTCTACTGAAAATGAATCGCATGACTGCATGGTGGATTTGGCTGAGCAGGCATCATTGGCAACTTCAAAGCCTGGTAATTCAGATGCAACATCTTTTGTAACTGACCCACAAGAGCTACCCAAGGAGTGCACAACATCTGTACCAGAGGAGCACAGTTTGATGAATACATCACATAATAAGGATACTGAAACTTTATCAGCTTCTGTGGATGCCAACGATGTGTCTGAGGCCAATTCTGGAACCTCATCAGAGTCTACCAGCCAAATTGCCAATGATAAAGATATCAGAAGTAGCATTCAGGAAACCGGATTAGCTGTTTCCGGTATTACTCCTGGCATGTTGCCTGTGAATCATTCAGTTGCATCTGAGGGGCAAGTGAAACATGCAGATGGAGCGAAGGATGAGTCAAGCACTGAGCAATCAAGTGCCGCACCAACAGGTTCTGTTAGACCATTATCAAGGGAAAAACCTACTGCAGAGCTTACCCGAACAAAATCTGCAGCTGGGAGAAAGAAGAAGCGGAAGGAAATGCTTTCAAAAGCTGATGCTGCTGGGACCTCAGATCTTTACAATGCATACAAAGGACCACAAGAACAGTCTGATAGTGTTGCCACATCAGAGGGTGCTGATAGTTCTTCAACAGTCGACGGGACACATGTGCTGCCTGAGGAATCAGAAAGGGAGGCGATGTGCGAGGATGATGGAAAGAAAAAAGTTGAGCCGGATGATTGGGAAGATGCAGCAGACATGTCTACTCCAAAGCTGCAAAGTTCGGACTCTGGAAACCAGGCTAGTGCAGTTCAATTGCCAGATTCTGATATGACTGAAGCTAATGGCCGAAAGAAATATTCTCGTGATTTTCTGCTAACTTTTGCACATCAGTATTCTAGTCTTCCTGTTGGCATCCGGATGGATACTGTCACTAGTACGCTATTCAAAGATTTGGCAGGAAAATCCTATGTTATTGATCGGGAACCTCACCCAAGTTCTGCAAGGGGATCTGATAGACCAACATCTCGTGGTGATCGCCGTGGTCCTGCTATGGATGATGATAAGTGGTTAAAATCAGGTGTTCCTTACAGTCCTAACCGTGATGCCCACATGGACTTGACAAACGGCCCAGCAATGAATTACCGTGGCGGCCCAGGAGCCACTCATGGTGTTTTGAGGAATCCACGTGCTGCACTTCTTGTGGGACCACAATCCAATGCTCCTCAAGTACCCCGCAGTGGCTCTGATGCAGATAGATGGCAGCAAAAGGGTCTGATCCCATCTCCTGTTACACCCATGCAAGTAATGCACAAAGCTGAGAAAAAGTATGTTGTCGGCAAAGTTTCTGATGAGGAGCAGGCAAAGCAGAGGCAGCTGAAAGCCATTCTGAATAAACTGACCCCAcaaaactttgacaagctttttgAACAAGTGAAAGAGGTAAACATTGACAATGTGTCAACTCTTACTGGGGTGATTTCACAGATATTTGACAAAGCTTTGATGGAACCAACTTTCTGTGAAATGTACGCCAACTTCTGTTCCCATTTGGCTGGTGCACTGCCAGACTTTAGTGAGGACAATGAAAAGATTACATTCAAGAGACTGCTATTGAACAAGTGCCAAGAGGAGTTTGAGAGGGGCGAAAGAGAAGAAGCTGAAGCAGATAAAACGGAGGAGGAAGGTGAGATTAAGCAAACGAAAGAGGAAAGGGAAGAAAAGAGAGTTAAAGCTCGAAGGCGCATGCTGGGTAATATTAGGTTGATTGGAGAATTGTACAAAAAGAGGATGCTGACAGAGCGCATCATGCATGAATGCATCAAAAAATTGTTGGGAAATTATCAGAATCCAGACGAGGAGAACATTGAAGCACTATGCAAATTGATGAGTACAATTGGAGAGATGATAGATCATCCAAAGGCTAAGGAACATATGGATGCATATTTTGATAGAATGCGCAACCTGTCAACCAGTCAACTGATATCTTCCCGTGTTAGATTCCTGCTCAGAGATTCAATCGATCTCAGGAAGAACAAATGGCAGCAAAGGCGTAAAGTGGATGGCCCCAAGAAGATCGATGAGGTTCACAGGGATGCAGCTCAGGAAAGACATGCTCAATCTCAATCGAGTAGGTCTCGTGGTCCAGTCGTTAGTTCTCTTCCAAGAAGAGGGGCACCCTCTATGGATTACGGCTCCCGTGGCTCAGCAGCACCATTGGTATCTCCAGGTCCTCAGCAACGAGGGCGTGGATTTGGTAATCAAGATATTCGGTATGAGCAGGAAAGGCATCAGTTTGATAGAACTGTTCCCCTTCCCCAGCGTTCTGTGAAGGACGAAGCTATCACTCTTGGACCACAAGGTGGCCTAGCTAGGGGTATGTCTTTAAGAGGGCAGCCACCGGTATCAAATTCTGAACTTCCTAGTGTTGTTGACCAGCGCAGGATTGTATCTGGTCCTAATGGGTACAATTCTGTGCCTTCAACAACAAGAGAAGACACTAGCTCTAGAATTCCAGATCGATTTTCTGGGAGAATAGCACCTGCTGCACAATCTGCTAGTTCTTCACACAGACCTGCCAGCCAGGAGGGTCGTTCAGGAAATAAATCATACTCCGAGGAGGAATTGAGAGAGAAATCTATTGCAACCATCCGGGAATATTATAG TGCGAAAGATGAAAAGGAAGTTGCATTGTGTATTGAAGAGTTGAATGCTCCGAGCTTCTATCCTTCTCTTGTATCACTTTGGGTAAATGATTCCTTTGAGAGGAAAGATATGGAAAGAGAGTTGTTGGCAAAGCTCTTTGTCGGGCTTTACAACGGTGGATATAATTTATTGAGCAAGCCTCAGCTCATTGAGGG GCTTTCATCTGTTCTTGCTTCATTGGAAGATGCTCTAAGTGATTCTCCAAGAGCGGCAGAGTATCTTGGACGACTTCTTGCAAGGTTTGTGGTGGAGAAGATACTGGTTTTGCAAGACGTAGGTAAATTgattgaagaaggcggagaggAGCCTGGACACCTTGTGCAGGAAGGCATTGCAGCTGATGTCCTTGGGGCAGTCTTGGAGTGGATCAAAACAGAAAAGGGGGATTCCTTCTTGAAGGAGGCCAAGACAAGCTCCAATCTCAAGTTGGAGGATTTCAGACCGCAGCATCTTAAGAGGTCAAAGTTGGATGCCTTCATGTTGACATAA